CCGCGCCGTGCTGCATTTGCACCCGGTGTACACCACAGCGGTGGCGTGCCTGGCCAAGCCACATATCCCGCCGATTGACCAGAACACCGCACGCTATTTCAACCGGGTGGCGGTGGACGAGTTGTACGGCGGCATGGCCGACACCGAGGCCGAAGGCGAGCGCTTGGCCGGCTTGCTCGACGGCAAGAGCCGCCTGCTGATGGGCAACCATGGCGTGATGGTGACGGCGACCTCTATCGGTGAGGCCTTCGACGATATCTGGACCCTGGAGCGCTCGTGCCAGATCCTGGTGACGGCCTGGTCCACCGGGCAGCCGTTGCGTGTGTTGTCCGATGAAGTCGCGGAGAAAACCGCACGGGGCTGGGAAGGCATCGCGGATTTTTCGCGCCAGCATTTTGAAGAGATGAAGCAGTTGATGATCGACGCCGACCCTTCGGTGCTCGATTGAGGGCTTTTTATGACATTTTCCGTTGTCGCCCGGTGTGCCGAGACCGGCCAGTTGGGTATTGCGATCAGTTCGTCGAGCATTGCCGTGG
The genomic region above belongs to Pseudomonas poae and contains:
- a CDS encoding class II aldolase and adducin N-terminal domain-containing protein, whose protein sequence is MALTHEEQTRIDLAATFRIIAHLGMHEAVANHFSAAVSEDGKQFLLNPKWKHFSRIRASDLLLLNADDTACAEHPNVDATAWAIHGQIHRLLPQTRAVLHLHPVYTTAVACLAKPHIPPIDQNTARYFNRVAVDELYGGMADTEAEGERLAGLLDGKSRLLMGNHGVMVTATSIGEAFDDIWTLERSCQILVTAWSTGQPLRVLSDEVAEKTARGWEGIADFSRQHFEEMKQLMIDADPSVLD